Within the Enterococcus hirae ATCC 9790 genome, the region CATCAGCATGGATATCCATAAAGGTGAAGTTGTAACCATCATTGGTTCTTCTGGCTCTGGTAAATCAACTTTCTTACGCTGCATCAACCTTTTAGAAAAACCTACTGGTGGCGAAATTATGTATAATGGTGAAAATATTCTTGCGCCAAAATATAACTTGCCTAAATATCGAACAAATGTCGGAATGGTATTCCAATCGTTCAATCTTTTCAATAACATGAATGTCTTAGAAAACTGTATGTCTGGTCAGACGACTGTCTTAAAAAGAAACAAAGACGAAGCTCGTAAAGTCGCTCTTGAAAATCTAGAAAAAGTTGGAATGGAACGTTATATTGAAGCCAAACCTTCTCAATTATCAGGTGGTCAAAAACAACGTGTGGCAATCGCTAGAGCCCTCTCAATGGATCCAGATGTAATGTTATTTGATGAACCAACATCAGCACTTGATCCTGAGATGGTCGGAGAAGTATTGAATACCATTCAAGACCTAGCTCACACTGGTTTAACGATGATTATCGTGACACATGAAATGGAATTTGCAAAAGATGTTTCTGATCGTGTCATCTTCATGGATAAAGGTGTTGTTGCTGAAGAAGGAACCTCTGATGATATTTTTGTTCATCCAAAAGAAGAACGTACCAAAGAGTTTTTATCACGTATCTTAAAAAAATAGAAGAAAGCCTTTATCCGAAACGACAGGTTCGTTTTGATAAAGGCTTTTCCTTTTTTGGGAAATGATTCACTATTTTCTCATGTTTATCTGCAATTTATTTGAACATCATTCATTAATTCATCAGTCGATCAATCCTCTCTTCTTAGATTGATTGGTCTGATTGCATTTGTTTGAAAATGAATTTTTGAATATTTTCTGAATTAAGTTGTAATTTTTAGAAAATTCTATTAATATAGAAATTATCAAATTTTTTAGTTAGGATGATTAAACAATGGTTGAAGAGCAACAAGAACTACAGCGTGGACTTAAGAATAGACACGTTCAATTGATTTCGATCGGTGGTGCGATCGGAACAGGTCTTTTCTTAGGAGCAGGAAAAACGATTCAATTAGCTGGTCCCTCTATTTTACTGGCTTATCTTATTACCGGGTGCGTTTGCTTCTTTATTATGCGTGCCTTAGGTGAACTTTTATTATCTAATACAAATAATCATTCATTTCTTGATTTTGTTGCAGAATATCTTGGAAAAAAAGTTGCTTTCGTAACAGGTTGGACTTATTGGTTTTGTTGGGTTGCGATCGCCATGGCGGATTTGACAGCGATCGGGATGTATGTCCGTTACTGGGTTCCAGGAGTCCCACAATGGCTTCCTGAATTGATCGCTCTGATTTTACTGCTTGGTTTAAACATGGTGGCTGTTTCATTATTTGGTGAATTAGAATTTTGGTTTGCTTTGATCAAAGTCGTTTCCATTATTGCATTTATTATCGTTGGTATTTACATGATTCTTACCCATTACAAAACAAGTGCTGGACCTGCTAGTATCACCAATCTCTGGTCACATGGCGGCTTTTTCCCAACTGGTACGAAAGGATTCATTCTTTCCTTTCAGATGGTCACATTTGCCTTTACAGGAATCGAATTAGTCGGTTTGGTTGCTGGTGAGACCAAAAACCCTGAGAAAGTCTTACCCGAAGCTATCAATAATATTCCTATTCGAATCATTCTTTTTTACCTTGGTTCTTTGTTCGTTATCATGTCTATCTATCCTTGGAATAGCTTAGATGCGAACAACAGCCCATTTGTCGAAGTGTTTTCAGAAATTGGGATCACCGTAGCCGCTTCTTTGATTAATTTAGTCGTATTGAGTGCTGCGGCTTCTGCTTGTAACAGCGCGATCTACAGTACAGGACGTATGTTACGCTCTCTTTCACAAGAAGGTAGCGCGCCTAAAAAATTCCGTCAGTTGACTTCTCACCGTGTACCAGGAAATGCGTTAGTTTTTTCAACTATTGTGATTTTTATTTCCGTTATCCTAAATTATGTGATGCCTAGTGAAGTATTTACACTCGTCAGCAGTATTGCGACTACTTGCTTTTTATTTATCTGGGGAATACTCGTTTACACTCACTTAAAATATCGTAAAAGTATGTTAGGTAAAAAAGAGCATACGTTCAAAATGCCTTTTTATCCTTATAGTAATTTTCTTGTTTTTGCCTACATGATTTTCATTTGTCTAGTTTTATTTCTTGGCAAAGACACACGTATTGCCTTACTCTTAACTCCTGTTTGGTTTATTGGGTTATTGATCATTTATCGAATGAAATACGAGAAACAATCACTTTGAAATACAGACAACAATCCATACTAAAAAAAAATAGATTGATAAAAGTATGTTAGGACTCTCTTTTTTATAAGCCGCAAAAAATCTTTAGAATATGAGATTGAGACAAAAGTGTTTCGCATCAAGAATAAGAAGGAATTTCCGAAGATGCCACTTTTGTCTCACCATTTATTCGGTTTTAGAGCTTCTAGAAGCGACTGAGGCAAGTTTTGGCTCAGCCTCCAGATTTTTTGGTCAATTACTTATAGAACATCTCCCCTTCAATTACTCTCTCACAGAACCACTCAGGATATAATGATTATTTCAACTCAAGATCAATACTTTATACTCATTATTTGATTAGAAAAACATTGCTAAACTACGTTATTTTTGTTACTTTAAAAAAGTATAAATAAGTAAAGGAGAAATCTATGACAAAAAAATTGACGTTCAAAGAAAGTATGTTTATCGGTTCAATGTTATTCGGTTTATTTTTTGGTGCTGGTAATTTGATTTTTCCCGTTCACATGGGACAAGAATCTGGCTCTGCCGTTTTCTGGGCCAATCTTGGCTTCTTAGTAACTGGGATCGGACTACCTTTTTTAGGTGTAATTGCCATCGGTGTTTCAAAAACATCAGGGGTTTATGAATTAGCAGAACGGATCGGCAAAAAATATGCTTTGGTTTTTACTGTTTTGCTTTACCTCGTCATCGGACCGTTTTTCGCCTTACCAAGATTAGCAACTACCTCTTTTGAAATTGGTTTAGCTCCATTTATCCAAGCCAAGCAACAACATGTATTTTTAGTTATTTTTAGTATTTTATTTTTCTTCACTGCTTGGTGGTTATCCAGACGGCCTACTAAAATCCTTGATTATGTAGGAAAATTCCTTAATCCTGCCTTTTTGATTTTACTAGGAATCTTGTTGGTACTTGCTTTTATTCATCCATTGGGTGCAATCGATCAAGCTACTGTCCAACCTAGTTATCAAGAACATGCTTTCTTTACTGGTTTTACTCAAGGATACAATACATTAGATGCACTTGCTGCCTTAGCATTTGGTATCCTTATTGTTACTACGATTCGCAATATGGGTGTAACAAAGCCTTCTGAGATTGCTAAGGATACGATCAAATCTGGTGCAATCAGTATCGTTTTGATGGGAATCATCTACACATTACTTGCTTATGTGGGAACAATGAGTCTCGGTGGATTTGCTTTAAGTTCAAATGGCGGGATCGCCTTAGCGCAAATCGCAGATCATTATTTAGGAACTTATGGCAGCATCTTGCTCGCTCTTATTGTGATCCTTGCTTGCTTAAAAACAGGGATTGGACTAATCACTGCTTTCGCAGAAACCTTTACCGATCTGTTTCCTAAAAGAAATTACATTGTATTTGTGACACTAGCTAGTGCACTTGCTTGTTTGGTCGCTACTGTGGGATTGACAAATATCATCCAAATTTCATTACCTGTCTTGATGTTTATTTATCCTTTAGCAATGACCTTGATCTTACTCGTTCTTGTGGGTCCATTGTTTAAACAACGTCCTGCTGTTTACCGCATGACCACTTATTTTACACTAATTGCTTCAATTTTAGACGGTTTAAATGCTTGCCCAGACGGAATCAAGCAAACCAGCTTTGTCAAAACGTTGTTAGACTTCGCAACGAATTATCTGCCATTCTTTAAATTAGGAATGGGTTGGATCGTCCCAGCATTGATTGGTTTAGTAATTGGCTTGATTTGGAGTATGGTTAAAAAAGAAACACCTGTTGTAGAGTAACGGCATCTAGAACGATCATTCTTCTAAAATAAGGAACGGTGTGCTATCATCACTTCTGTGAAATGAACAGAGCATATTTGAAGTAACTTTCCATTATTAGATTGCATCTAACAGTGGAAAAGTGCTTCAAATATGCTCTATTTATATATACAAGAAGGAACCTGTGTATTTTACTTCTATTTTCGGCTCTGAATTTTTTACTAAGTCATTAGAATCAACAGATAACTGACAAAATTACTTTTTGAATGAATCCATTGGATGTATTTAATTATTTAGTCAAATGGCTAGCAGAAATATATTTTCCTAAAAAAATTACCAACTTCCAAAAACTTTCGTCACAAAAAATTCACAACTCCTGAGTAATATATAAGCATACCAACAAACAACCCTAACAACACTTTTTCATTTTTAACTCCTTATCCTGCTAGCTCCCCGGCTAGCAGGACTTTTTTATTGAACTAGAAATGGCTGAGACAAACCTGAAAAATAGTTTTGTCTCAACCATTTTGTGTTTTAGTTTATCTATAACCAACTAGCCAGCTTTTGTCATTCCTGGTAGTCTTACCAATTTTTCAAAGTATCATTCTTGGTTTTCGTTTTATTGTATCAAAAAAACTGCCAATTCATCCAAGTAGGATTATGAAAACCTGTAAAGTAATAGAGGCAGAAATAAATTACCCAAACACTGCCAACTAAGACATCGATTCGTTTTCCAACTTTAGATTTTACTGATTCTCCCAAGCCAACAAACACCATCATCAGACCAATCAAAAATAAATTTAATGCGTTTGTATAATAGTTATCCAAATCTGGAAATAGGACGAACACTATATTTAAAGAAACAACGATTGCAGCTGCAGAAAGGAATAAAGAATCAAATATATTCCATCCGGCTATCTTCCAATTTTTGGTCATATAATTAATCAAACGATTCTTTGGCATCCATAACACCTCTCTATTGATTGATAAAATCCATCTATCCTCATGACTTAATTATGTACTGCTCTAATATTGATTTTAAGTTTTCTCTTCGCCAACATCATATGACAAAAAGCAAAAAGCGACGGAAAATGAAGAATCTATTCCATCGCTGTTTTTGCTTCTATTTAGATAACCGCTCTTGATCTCCTGCTGGAGAAAGACTGGTGATTTTTTCGATTTGATCAATTGGAACCATTCGTATTTGTTGTTCCTTGTTTTGTAGGCGAATCATGACTACTTCTTTTTCAACATTTTTTGTAGCTACCCAGCCTGAAATCGTTTCGTACTTATTACTTTTTCGATTGGCTCTTACTTGTAAAATCACTAAACTATGTTGAGTAGCTGCTTTTTGCAGCTCTAAAACAAACTTTCCTTGCAAACGTACATTCTCTGCTATTTTTTCAGTGTCATTTACAAAAGAATCAAAAAGCTGATACGACGTATGCGTGACTAACTTGGTCAATTTCTTCATTGGTGATACTGTTTCTTCGTTCATTGAATGCACTCCTCCTTTAGCTAAGAAAGTGTTACTTAATTAACTATATTCTACCTAAGATTTAACGAAATAACAAGAATATTATCTATACTGAGCAACAAAAAGAAAGCGTTACCTATATAAATATATCGTTATTTTATTTATCTTTTTTCCATTCTTGCATCCAATACTTGAGCCCTTCAGTCAATAATTGGTAAGTTTCGTCAAAGTTATCGGTATAGTATGGATCAGGAACATTTTGTGTTTCTTTTCCAGGAACCCGACTTAAAAATAAATGGATCTTATGTTGTGCGTCGGTCGGTGCCATCCGTTGTAAATCCTCTACGTTAGATTGATCCATGCCAATGATCCAATCAAATCGTTGAAAATCTTCTTCTGTGATTTGGCGTGCAATCATTTGACTCGTATCCACGTTCTCATTTTCTAAAATTTTCTTTGTTCCTTTATGAGGTGAACGCCCCACTTCATAAGTGCTTGTCGCTGCAGAATCAATCAAAAATCGATCAGATTGTCCGTCTTCAGCTACCATTTTCTTCAACAAACCTTCTGCCATTGGTGAACGGCAAATATTTCCTAGACATACAAATAAAACTTTCGTCATGTTTGCTCTCCTTCTAATCATTTGTTTCCAGCTCTTCTTTTGCATACAACCGATAGGAATATAATTCTGTATCTTTGGCTAAGCGGAACAATTGGACGGCGATTTCTAGAGGCGTCTCTTCGTAATCATGTGTAATCCAATTGATTAGAACCCCACTACATCCATAAGAAAAAAAWCGAGCATAAAACAATTTGTCCGCTTTTGATAACTGCTTTTCTTCATCCATTTGATCAAAAATCTTAATAAATGATTGCTGGATAACAGCAGTAAACTCTTTTTGTAGTATTTCTTGGTCAGAGGTAACAGTGTTCGCATAAAATTCTTTTTGTGTAGCAATTGCCTTCAACATTTTTAATGCTTGCTCTTCCCAGTTGTCTAAAGAAAGAGAATGAGGATCTAAATAGCATAAACAATCTTCGTAATACACCCATCGCAACAAATCGTATTTATCTGTAAAATGGTAGTAAAATGTTTGGCGATTGATGCCTGCCTCATGGGCGATTTTCTGTACACTGATCTTTTGAAAAGACTGCTTTTGACATAAATCAATCAATACGTTTTTAATCAATTGCTTAGTATGCGGTGTATCGCCCATCTCATCATCTCCTATCTTCTTTACAAAGACTTCTAGTTCTACGATTTTCTTGAAAAAGTATTTATATGGACAGTCGATTCAAGTATCCTTTTTTATACTTGATAATCATATCCAAAATGTTCATAGGCATATGGTGTGGCGATCCTTCCACGAGGTGTCCGTTTCAAGAAACCTTTTTGGATCAAAAAAGGTTCATACATATCTTCAACAGTTTCTCTTTCTTCACCAATATTGACAGATAACGTACTCAATCCAACCGGTCCGCCACCATATAATTCAATCATCGTACGTAATAGTTTCTGATCGACATAATCCAAACCTGCCTGATCGACTTGTAACAACGTTAATGCTTGATTGGCAATGGTTTGATTGATCTTGCCATCTCCCTGTACTTGTGCAAAATCACGTACCCTTTTTAATAAGCGGTTAGCGATCCGTGGTGTTCCTCTTGAACGTCTAGCAATTTCCAGTGCACCTTCTTCAATGATCTCTGTTTGAAAAATATCAGCAGAACGAATCACGATTTCTCTTAAATCAGCTTCTTCATAATATTCCATATGAGAAATGATCCCAAATCGATCACGAAGTGGCGCTGAAAGCATACCTGCACGAGTTGTTGCGCCAATTAATGTAAAAGGTGGTAAAGGAAAATGAACAGGATGAGCAGTTGGTCCTTGTCCAACCATTATATCAACGTAAAAATCTTCCATGGCAGAATAAAGCATCTCTTCTGCTACACGAGGTAATCGATGAATTTCGTCAATAAATAAAACATCGCCAGCTTCTAACTCATTTAAAATAGCAACCAGATCTCCTGGTCGCTCGATTGCGGGACCACTAGTTGTTCGTATATTGACTGCCATTTCATTCGCAATCACCATTGCCATTGTCGTTTTCCCTAATCCCGGCGGACCATATAACAAAACGTGATCCAACGGCTCTTCCCTGTGACGGGCAGCTTCAATATATATTTTGAGTTCCTGTTTCACTTTCTTTTGACCAATATATTGGGAAAGTAACCGTGGGCGGAGGGTCTTCTCTAAACTTAATTCATTCTCGCCCGTTTCAGGGGATAATAACTGTTCATCGGTCATCATTTTCCCTCCTTATTTTTTCATCATTAATTTTAAAGCTTGGCGTAAGTATTCATCTGTTGTGAGATTTTCTACTTCTTTTAGTTGTTTCTCGACCCGCTTGACCTCTTTATCACTATATCCAAGTGCTGATAAAGCTTCCATTGCTTCTGATAATGCCGTCGCATCTTGTGCTGTACTTTCATCAAATAAATTGAAGGGCGTATCGATACTTAATTCGCCAAATTTTCCTTTTAAATCTAAAATCATTTGTTGAGCTGTTTTTTTACCCACACCAGGGAATTTGGTCAGATAAGTCACATCCCCTGTTTCAACCGCTTGAATCAATCCTGAATGATCATCACTAGCCATAATCGCTAAGGCACTTTTTGGTCCAATTCCTGAAACACTAACTAACCTTAAAAATAATTGCTTTTCTTCTAAAGAATCAAATCCGTACAGAAGATGTGCATCTTCTCGAATGACCTGATGGACGTAAAGTTTGATTTCTTTGTTTAGCTTACTACTATAACGATAGGGATTGCCTAATGCAATTTGATAACCGATCCCATTTGTTTCGATTACTAAATAATAAGGATTGATAAAGGTTACTACACCTGTAAAATATTCATACATCTGTTATCCTCTTTCTTTCACACACATATGTTCGCATATTTTCTTCCATTGTAGCATACTTTTTCTTTTGAAAAAAGAGAACAGAAGATCGAGCTACGCTTCTCCTTTTTAACGTAAGTTTATCAAGGTTTTTAGGATAAACATTTTTTGCAAGAGATTTTAATTTGAACGATCAGAGTTTCAGCACTTTCCTCAAAACAAAGGATCAATATTCAGGAAACAACGCTTCAATAAAGATAAATAAGAAAAAACCTTGAAACAATCAAAAATTGTCTCAAGATTTTTTACCCAAAAATAAAGCTCTTCCTTATTCAACTTGTGATAGATATTCTCCATATCCTTGTTCTTCCATTTCTTCATATGGAATAAACTTTAAAGCCGCAGAATTGATGCAATAACGTAGTCCGCCTTTTTCAGCAGGACCATCATTGAATACATGCCCTAAATGAGAATCTGCTTGACTGCTTCGCACTTCCACTCGGTGCATACCATGAGAAAAGTCGGCCTTTTCTTTAATATCTTTTCTAGTGATTGGTTTACTGAACGCCGGCCAGCCACATCCCGCATCGTATTTTTCGGCTGAGCTAAACAATGGCTCCCCACTGACAATATCGACATAGATCCCTTTTTCATAGAAATCATCATATTTCCCACTAAATGGTCTTTCTGTTGCGTTTTCTTGCGTCACAGCATATGAAATTGGAGATAATTCCTCTTTTAAATCACGCTCATTTTTCTTGAAATCGTCCACTAAAAACGCCTCCTTTTTCTTTTAATCATAACGACAAAAGTATCAGAAGCAAACATTCTGCTCATAGTAATAATTGCTTAGACTTTACGACGTCTAGCAAACTCGACGAAACGAAATTTATCTAAACGGTGAATTGATTCTGTATACTCGAAACACCTTGTATCTTCGAGGTGAACCAGTCCTCTTACTACCACGACATAGCGATCTCCATGTAGATCCATCATCTCTTCGATTTCAGGAGTTACTTCTTCAACGGTAATTTCTTTCTGGGCGTAAGCAATCGTTAGTTGCAATTCATTTTCAAAGTATTCGTAGATCGAGCCAGCAGCTTGTGTTGCTGTTAAAGTTGGTACCACATTTTTTAATAAATAATCACGATCTAATATGACCACTTCTCCATTGATTTTCCTTTGACGAATCAAATGCCAAACCGGCGTTTTTTTCTTCCAGCCTGTTATTTCACTCAATGATTGGTCCACTTCTGTTTCTTCGATTAATTGAACGATGGTTTCACTTGGGATTCGTTGTGTTTCCTGTAATTCTTTGTAGCTTGTTAATCCTGCAATTGGAAAATCAAATCGATTGCGGTCTAAAACAATCGAACCCTTTCCTTGTTTCTTTTGGATATAACCTTCAGTCGTTAACAAGTTAAGCGCTTTTCGAATTGTTTCTCGTGAAACACCATAAATTTGAATCAGCTGATTTTCACTAGGGAGCAAAGTATGCGGAGGATATTGTTGATCCAAAATTTTTTGCTCTAAATCTAAAAAAATTCCATTAAATTTATTCATTACATTTCCTCCACTTAATATTCAATTTCTTTTATTCGCATATAAACTATACTACAGCTTTTTTGTTATTTCAATCGCCCCCTCTTTTCACATATCCCTACACTAAGCCAAGTGTAACGATTACATTTTTTCATTTTTCGCTTGTAAAACGCTTGCAATAGTAGGAAGAAACAAGTATAGTATGGATAAGATAACTTGTGTATACAAGTTTAAAAAGAAAGGGGTTTATTCCTATGGCAAAGTACCAAGCAGATGCTGAGAAACTGTTAAAGGAAATTGGTGGAAAGGAAAATATTGCTGCAGTTAGTCATTGTGCCACTCGGATGCGCTTTGTCTTAAATGATCCAAAAAAAGCCAATGAAGAAGCAATCGAAGATATTCCTAGTGTGAAAGGGATGTTTACCAATGCTGGGCAATTCCAAGTCATTATTGGTAACGATGTTTCAACCTTTTACAACGACTTCGTTGCTGTATCAGGTGTTGAAGGCGTATCCAAGGAGCAAAGTAAAGTTGCTGCTAAACAAAATCTCCACCCTGTCCAACGAGCAATCGCTGTTTTGGCAGAAATTTTTACACCATTGATTCCAGCCATTATCGTAGGGGGACTGATTTTAGGTTTCCGGAACGTATTAGAAGGAATCCAATTTGAAAGTCTTGGTGGAACAATTGTTGAACACTCTCAATTTTGGAACGGCGTAAACGGCTTTTTATGGCTACCTGGCGAAGCAATTTTCCATTTCTTACCAGTTGGTATCACTTGGAGTATCGCGAAAAAAATGGGCACTACACAAATATTAGGAATTGTTTTAGGGATTACGTTAGTTTCACCGCAATTATTAAATGCCTATAGTGTCGCATCAACAGCTGCGGCTGATATTCCATTTTGGGATTTTGGTTTTGCTCAAGTTGATATGATTGGTTATCAGGCACAAGTCATTCCAGCGATGCTTGCTGGATTTATGTTAGCTTATCTTGAAATTTTCTTCCGTAAATATATTCCACAGTCGATTTCTATGATATTTGTTCCATTGTTCTCTCTACTCCCAACAGTCTTAGCTGCCCATGTCATCTTAGGGCCTGTGGGTTGGACAATCGGTAGTTGGATCTCAAATATTGTTAATACTGGCTTGACTTCTTCAATCAGTTGGTTATTTAGTGCCGTCTTTGGTTTCTTATATGCACCTTTAGTAATCACCGGCTTACACCATATGACGAATGCAATTGATATGCAATTGATTGCCGATTTCGGCTCTACGAATCTTTGGCCAATGATTGCTTTATCAAATATCGCACAAGGTTCGGCAGTTCTTGCGATCATCTTCTTACATCGCGGAAATAAAAAAGAAGAACAAATCTCGATTCCAGCAATGATTTCTTGTTATCTAGGGGTAACTGAACCTGCAATGTTTGGGATTAATCTAAAATATGTTTACCCATTTGTTGCCGCAATGGTTGGTTCAGGTTTAGCTGGAATGTTTGCCAACTTGATGAATGTACGTGCTAATGCAATTGGTGTTGGTGGACTACCTGGTATTCTAGCCATCCAAGCAGAAACTTGGGTTCCGTTCATCATTTCTATGATCATTGCAGTTATTGTTCCATTTGGTTTAACCGTAATCTTCAGACGTCAAGGGATCTTAAATAAAATCGATCCTGCTGTACCCGTAGAAGACACAACTGGCTTACAACTACAAACAGCTGATGGAAACAACGTTTCACCACAAAAATTTGAAGCTGCCAATGCAACAGCAGTTTCTACTCCGACAGAAGAGTTATTCGCTGTAGCAGATGGACAAATCAAGGAAATCACCGAAGTAGCAGATCCTGTTTTTGCTCAAAAAATGATGGGTGAAGGTTATGCTGTACTACCTTCCAACGAAAAAGTTTATGCTCCAGTCGCTGGTAAAGTAACAAATATTTTTGATACACAACATGCGATTGGTCTTTTAACTAATGAAGGTCTGGAAGTTCTCGTTCATATGGGTCTAGATACTGTCGAATTGAATGGGCTGCCTTTTACGATCCATGTAAAAGAAGGCGATTCAGTTACGCCAAAAACACAACTAGCCGACATGGACCTCACAGCAATTGAGCAGGCTGGGAAGAAAACGGACATCTTAGTTGTATTAACAAATAATGAAAAAGTTGCTGCCTTAACATTAGATCAAACAGGTCTCGTTCGTCATAGCGAAAAAATTGGAAAAGCGCAACTAAAATAAAAAATACTACTATATGAAAAATAACCTGAAAAAATTCTTTTAGTGAATTTTTTCAGGTTATTTTTCACTCTTTAAGCGTTGGTACTTTCATCAACACTTTAGTCAGTTTGATCGTCACTATGCTTAAAAACGACAAAAAGAAATAGCCGTCACTTTAACCGAAGTCTGGCTATTTCTCTTTGAAATATCTGATTAAACGGTCACCGTCTTTCGCGGTGCTGTCCAGGGGAGTTGTTAGCGCAACCCCTCTTTCATTTTCATTATACCAATTACTTCAGGTATTTACAACTTTCGCAAAGATAGAATTCCTCTTAAAAACCTTAACTAAAAATAACACTTTTATGTTTTAAAAAACACGTTTCTCGTGGCGATAATATGCTACAATAAATTCGACAGTAAAGTGGATCGACGGTGGCAACTTCTCACAAAGGTGGTGGTGCTTATGGGAATAAGTACTAAAATCTATGAAAGGAGTTCACTTTTTGTCCGCATATGAGATCGTTCAAACCATACTTGGCTTTGGTACGTTCACCATCGCTTTAGTCAGTTTGATCGTCACTATGCTTAAAAACGACAAAAAGAAATAGCCGTCACTTTAGCGAGTATAGCTATTTCTTTTTGAACTATTAAACTAATTCGCCACCGTCTTTCGCGGTGCTGTCTAGAGGAGTTGTTGACGCAACTCCTCTTTCGTTTTCATTATACCAATTACTTCAGGTATTTACAACTTTCGCAAAGATAGAATCCCTCTTAAAAAACCCTAAATAAAAATAACATTTTTATGTTTTAAAAAACACATTTCTCGTGGCGATAATATGCTACAATAAACTCGACAGTAAAGTGGATCGACGGTGGCAACTTCTCACAAAGGTGGTGGTGCTTATGGGAATAAG harbors:
- a CDS encoding amino acid ABC transporter ATP-binding protein translates to MSEEIIKINHLRKSFGENEVLKDISMDIHKGEVVTIIGSSGSGKSTFLRCINLLEKPTGGEIMYNGENILAPKYNLPKYRTNVGMVFQSFNLFNNMNVLENCMSGQTTVLKRNKDEARKVALENLEKVGMERYIEAKPSQLSGGQKQRVAIARALSMDPDVMLFDEPTSALDPEMVGEVLNTIQDLAHTGLTMIIVTHEMEFAKDVSDRVIFMDKGVVAEEGTSDDIFVHPKEERTKEFLSRILKK
- a CDS encoding amino acid permease, with the protein product MVEEQQELQRGLKNRHVQLISIGGAIGTGLFLGAGKTIQLAGPSILLAYLITGCVCFFIMRALGELLLSNTNNHSFLDFVAEYLGKKVAFVTGWTYWFCWVAIAMADLTAIGMYVRYWVPGVPQWLPELIALILLLGLNMVAVSLFGELEFWFALIKVVSIIAFIIVGIYMILTHYKTSAGPASITNLWSHGGFFPTGTKGFILSFQMVTFAFTGIELVGLVAGETKNPEKVLPEAINNIPIRIILFYLGSLFVIMSIYPWNSLDANNSPFVEVFSEIGITVAASLINLVVLSAAASACNSAIYSTGRMLRSLSQEGSAPKKFRQLTSHRVPGNALVFSTIVIFISVILNYVMPSEVFTLVSSIATTCFLFIWGILVYTHLKYRKSMLGKKEHTFKMPFYPYSNFLVFAYMIFICLVLFLGKDTRIALLLTPVWFIGLLIIYRMKYEKQSL
- the brnQ gene encoding branched-chain amino acid transport system II carrier protein gives rise to the protein MTKKLTFKESMFIGSMLFGLFFGAGNLIFPVHMGQESGSAVFWANLGFLVTGIGLPFLGVIAIGVSKTSGVYELAERIGKKYALVFTVLLYLVIGPFFALPRLATTSFEIGLAPFIQAKQQHVFLVIFSILFFFTAWWLSRRPTKILDYVGKFLNPAFLILLGILLVLAFIHPLGAIDQATVQPSYQEHAFFTGFTQGYNTLDALAALAFGILIVTTIRNMGVTKPSEIAKDTIKSGAISIVLMGIIYTLLAYVGTMSLGGFALSSNGGIALAQIADHYLGTYGSILLALIVILACLKTGIGLITAFAETFTDLFPKRNYIVFVTLASALACLVATVGLTNIIQISLPVLMFIYPLAMTLILLVLVGPLFKQRPAVYRMTTYFTLIASILDGLNACPDGIKQTSFVKTLLDFATNYLPFFKLGMGWIVPALIGLVIGLIWSMVKKETPVVE
- a CDS encoding low molecular weight protein-tyrosine-phosphatase, with amino-acid sequence MTKVLFVCLGNICRSPMAEGLLKKMVAEDGQSDRFLIDSAATSTYEVGRSPHKGTKKILENENVDTSQMIARQITEEDFQRFDWIIGMDQSNVEDLQRMAPTDAQHKIHLFLSRVPGKETQNVPDPYYTDNFDETYQLLTEGLKYWMQEWKKDK
- a CDS encoding TetR/AcrR family transcriptional regulator, which encodes MGDTPHTKQLIKNVLIDLCQKQSFQKISVQKIAHEAGINRQTFYYHFTDKYDLLRWVYYEDCLCYLDPHSLSLDNWEEQALKMLKAIATQKEFYANTVTSDQEILQKEFTAVIQQSFIKIFDQMDEEKQLSKADKLFYARFFSYGCSGVLINWITHDYEETPLEIAVQLFRLAKDTELYSYRLYAKEELETND
- the ruvB gene encoding Holliday junction branch migration DNA helicase RuvB is translated as MTDEQLLSPETGENELSLEKTLRPRLLSQYIGQKKVKQELKIYIEAARHREEPLDHVLLYGPPGLGKTTMAMVIANEMAVNIRTTSGPAIERPGDLVAILNELEAGDVLFIDEIHRLPRVAEEMLYSAMEDFYVDIMVGQGPTAHPVHFPLPPFTLIGATTRAGMLSAPLRDRFGIISHMEYYEEADLREIVIRSADIFQTEIIEEGALEIARRSRGTPRIANRLLKRVRDFAQVQGDGKINQTIANQALTLLQVDQAGLDYVDQKLLRTMIELYGGGPVGLSTLSVNIGEERETVEDMYEPFLIQKGFLKRTPRGRIATPYAYEHFGYDYQV
- the ruvA gene encoding Holliday junction branch migration protein RuvA, producing the protein MYEYFTGVVTFINPYYLVIETNGIGYQIALGNPYRYSSKLNKEIKLYVHQVIREDAHLLYGFDSLEEKQLFLRLVSVSGIGPKSALAIMASDDHSGLIQAVETGDVTYLTKFPGVGKKTAQQMILDLKGKFGELSIDTPFNLFDESTAQDATALSEAMEALSALGYSDKEVKRVEKQLKEVENLTTDEYLRQALKLMMKK
- the msrB gene encoding peptide-methionine (R)-S-oxide reductase MsrB, whose amino-acid sequence is MDDFKKNERDLKEELSPISYAVTQENATERPFSGKYDDFYEKGIYVDIVSGEPLFSSAEKYDAGCGWPAFSKPITRKDIKEKADFSHGMHRVEVRSSQADSHLGHVFNDGPAEKGGLRYCINSAALKFIPYEEMEEQGYGEYLSQVE